In Chryseobacterium gleum, a single genomic region encodes these proteins:
- a CDS encoding glycosyltransferase family 4 protein, with protein MESKKIVMLQDFFGLNYTYQENLLTKYYIELGHSVVMISSTYESVFDYIHDNYNKDKKGSVSEHLGAKIIRLPYSVNILHKLKKHPGVYEILEQEKPDLIYAHDIHLNLKEAVKYVKKNPNCKIIMDYHSDFSNSAHGWISLNILHKVIRKYILYKYIKYIKAIYPIVPASADFLNQVYDVPYKDMKLLPLGCDYLKSIDIMERTDTSTIKSRFGIKENDFVLITGGKFDPLKKTDVLINAVEQINDQNIHLIVFGKASDQNLEYENMLKDIAKKSNVHFTGWLDGDSILELMTICDLAIYPASQSVIWQQSIGMHLPLLIGDSGGQNPEYLNLYNNIIILKSNEITSENMIKHITHLKSNPELLQEMKSGAKKVASEYLDYRIICNTTLEVFEH; from the coding sequence ATGGAAAGTAAAAAAATAGTAATGCTCCAAGATTTTTTTGGATTAAATTATACTTACCAAGAAAATCTTTTGACAAAATATTATATTGAATTAGGGCATAGTGTTGTAATGATTTCATCAACATATGAGTCTGTATTTGATTACATTCATGATAATTATAATAAAGATAAAAAAGGATCAGTATCTGAGCATTTAGGCGCAAAAATTATTAGACTCCCTTATAGTGTAAATATATTACACAAATTGAAAAAGCATCCTGGAGTCTATGAAATTTTAGAACAAGAGAAGCCAGATCTAATATATGCACATGACATACATCTTAACTTAAAAGAAGCTGTAAAATATGTGAAAAAGAATCCGAACTGTAAAATTATTATGGACTATCATTCAGACTTTAGTAATTCTGCACATGGTTGGATTTCTTTAAATATATTACATAAGGTAATAAGAAAATATATTTTATATAAGTATATAAAATATATAAAAGCGATCTATCCTATAGTTCCAGCTAGTGCAGATTTTCTTAATCAGGTTTATGATGTACCTTACAAAGATATGAAATTACTTCCCTTAGGATGTGATTATTTAAAATCTATTGATATAATGGAACGTACAGACACATCCACCATCAAAAGTAGATTTGGGATTAAAGAAAATGATTTTGTGTTAATTACAGGTGGAAAGTTTGATCCCTTAAAAAAAACAGACGTATTAATAAATGCGGTTGAACAAATAAATGATCAGAATATACATCTAATTGTATTTGGTAAAGCAAGTGATCAAAATCTTGAATACGAAAATATGCTGAAGGACATCGCTAAAAAGTCAAATGTACATTTTACAGGATGGCTTGATGGGGATTCGATCCTTGAGTTAATGACAATATGTGATTTAGCGATTTATCCGGCAAGCCAATCAGTCATTTGGCAACAATCTATAGGAATGCATCTGCCCCTTTTGATTGGAGATTCAGGTGGGCAAAATCCAGAGTATTTGAACTTGTATAATAATATTATTATTTTGAAATCAAACGAAATTACTTCTGAAAATATGATTAAGCATATTACCCATTTGAAAAGCAATCCGGAATTGTTACAAGAAATGAAATCAGGAGCTAAAAAAGTGGCATCTGAGTATTTGGATTATAGAATTATTTGCAATACGACACTGGAGGTATTTGAACACTAA
- a CDS encoding Gfo/Idh/MocA family protein translates to MSEKIKFAVVGCGHIGKRHAEMISRNDECELVGLIDVKDKSALGIENYNVPFFASLDEFLTSGIDVDVVNIASPNGFHFEQSYKVIDAGKHVVVEKPMALKKQHAEKLIFQALHKHKQVFAVMQNRYSPPSAWIKEMVESGKLGKIYMVQLNCYWNRDERYYKPESWHGKLDLDGGTLFTQFSHFIDIMYWLFGDITNIQAKFADFNHETLTDFEDSGFVNFDFVNGGMGSLNYSTSVWNQNLESSMTIIAENGAVKIGGQYMDKVEICNVKDYIMPELPPTNPGNDYGAYKGSAANHHYIIENVVDVLKGRNTITTNALEGLKVVDIIERIYALKK, encoded by the coding sequence ATGAGTGAAAAAATAAAATTTGCAGTGGTGGGCTGCGGGCATATCGGAAAAAGACATGCCGAAATGATCTCAAGGAATGATGAATGTGAATTAGTAGGATTAATTGATGTTAAAGATAAATCTGCCCTTGGAATTGAAAATTATAATGTTCCCTTTTTTGCTTCACTGGATGAATTCCTGACTTCCGGGATTGATGTGGATGTTGTTAATATTGCTTCTCCAAACGGATTCCATTTTGAACAGTCTTACAAAGTGATAGATGCTGGAAAGCATGTGGTAGTAGAAAAGCCAATGGCTCTGAAAAAACAACATGCTGAAAAACTTATATTTCAGGCTCTGCACAAGCATAAACAGGTTTTTGCAGTAATGCAAAACAGATACTCACCTCCTTCTGCATGGATAAAAGAAATGGTAGAGAGCGGAAAACTTGGTAAAATATACATGGTTCAGCTTAATTGCTACTGGAACCGTGATGAAAGATATTATAAACCGGAATCATGGCATGGGAAACTTGATCTGGATGGAGGAACGCTATTCACACAATTTTCTCATTTTATCGATATTATGTACTGGTTGTTTGGTGATATTACCAATATTCAGGCAAAATTTGCAGATTTTAATCATGAAACTCTTACGGATTTTGAAGATTCAGGTTTTGTTAATTTTGATTTTGTAAATGGTGGGATGGGATCTCTAAACTATTCTACTTCAGTATGGAATCAGAATCTTGAAAGTTCTATGACCATTATTGCTGAAAATGGCGCTGTAAAAATCGGAGGTCAATATATGGATAAAGTGGAAATTTGTAACGTGAAAGATTATATAATGCCGGAATTACCGCCTACCAACCCAGGTAATGATTATGGAGCATATAAAGGATCCGCAGCCAATCATCATTATATTATTGAAAATGTAGTAGATGTATTGAAAGGAAGAAATACCATTACTACCAATGCTTTGGAGGGGTTGAAAGTAGTAGACATTATAGAAAGGATTTATGCTCTGAAAAAATAA
- a CDS encoding glycosyltransferase: MKRIFQISSEVNSGSVGRIAEQIGEQILANGWESYIAYARDNLPSKSKTIRIGNKLDIISHVLLTRLMDRHGFGSKRATLQLINKIKEIKPDIIQLQHVHGYFINIEILFNFLAEYNVPVVWTFHDCWSFTGHCAHFELVGCQKWQTKCYECPQIHQYPKSWVDNSTENFENKKKLFNSLEKLTIVPVSDWLQKEVKKSFLKKNDVKVIRNGIDLVKFTIQNNLDTRNKYKISDDKFLILGVASPWTENKGLSYFIKLSQMLSTQYQIVLIGLNKKQIRNLPSNIIGFERTESVQQLAELYSAADVFFNPTLEEALGLTNIEAQACGTPVITFNSGGSPETIDETTGIVVEKGDINGVIRAIEKIRVNGKIFYSEHCRKRVESLFDKNNKFKEYIKLYESILNK, encoded by the coding sequence ATGAAAAGAATTTTTCAGATTAGTAGTGAGGTCAATAGTGGTTCTGTAGGAAGAATTGCTGAGCAGATTGGTGAACAAATTCTTGCCAACGGATGGGAGAGTTATATAGCTTATGCAAGAGATAATTTACCGAGTAAATCCAAAACAATTAGAATTGGAAATAAATTAGATATAATTTCTCATGTATTATTAACACGATTAATGGATCGACACGGATTTGGTTCCAAAAGAGCAACTCTACAATTAATTAATAAGATAAAAGAAATTAAGCCGGATATTATTCAGTTGCAGCATGTACATGGATATTTTATTAATATTGAAATATTATTCAATTTTTTAGCTGAATATAACGTACCTGTTGTGTGGACCTTTCATGATTGCTGGTCTTTTACGGGACATTGCGCTCATTTTGAGTTGGTAGGATGTCAAAAATGGCAGACAAAATGCTATGAGTGCCCGCAGATTCATCAATATCCTAAAAGTTGGGTAGATAATTCTACTGAAAATTTTGAGAATAAAAAAAAATTATTTAATTCTCTAGAGAAGCTTACTATTGTACCTGTTTCAGATTGGTTACAAAAGGAAGTAAAAAAGTCTTTCCTAAAAAAAAATGATGTAAAGGTAATTCGGAATGGGATTGACCTTGTTAAATTTACTATTCAAAATAACTTAGATACCAGAAATAAATATAAAATCAGTGATGATAAGTTTTTAATTCTAGGGGTAGCTAGTCCATGGACTGAGAATAAGGGATTATCCTATTTTATAAAACTTTCGCAGATGTTATCAACTCAATACCAAATAGTATTGATTGGGCTTAATAAAAAGCAAATTAGAAATCTTCCGTCAAATATCATAGGTTTTGAAAGAACGGAAAGTGTCCAACAATTAGCAGAATTATATTCTGCTGCTGATGTTTTTTTTAATCCTACTTTAGAGGAAGCTTTGGGATTAACTAATATTGAAGCTCAGGCTTGCGGAACACCTGTTATAACTTTTAATTCGGGCGGGTCTCCCGAAACAATTGATGAAACAACAGGAATTGTCGTTGAAAAAGGAGATATAAATGGTGTTATTAGAGCAATTGAAAAAATTCGAGTTAATGGGAAAATATTTTATTCAGAACATTGCAGAAAAAGAGTAGAGTCTCTTTTTGATAAAAACAATAAGTTTAAAGAATACATAAAACTATATGAAAGTATATTAAATAAATAA
- a CDS encoding hyaluronoglucosaminidase superfamily protein, producing MKKIVLLLFLFFISCNSSSQVKNNQTKFYYSLGKIGSKAENYLKSTGGEEVGFLDEGQFISRTSDKYLFLPDLLEKEINRGIPDKNQKGVVYIDLEMPFDDMLGEDDKSAMKAMDYCLKVLRFAKKARPNIKFGLYAIPFTSVWSPNDEFYAKQNKFAPLLKECDIFFPSLYTFYSNPAAVLANGNYLENNLNGLIKLGVAYKKPVYVFMWHRYHNSNEKDGMKEISDKIWKEQMETVASQNVNGKFVDGILWWGADAYFYERPEAENMRKEFKGTLNNFISHNDESIIRKAKIIKDVLQSKK from the coding sequence ATGAAAAAAATAGTACTATTATTGTTCCTTTTCTTTATATCATGTAATTCATCTTCACAAGTGAAAAATAATCAAACAAAATTTTATTATTCATTGGGAAAGATAGGTAGTAAAGCAGAGAACTATTTAAAAAGCACTGGAGGTGAAGAAGTGGGATTTCTGGATGAAGGACAATTTATCTCTAGAACTAGTGACAAATACTTGTTTCTTCCGGATTTATTAGAAAAAGAGATCAATAGAGGAATACCTGATAAGAATCAAAAAGGGGTAGTCTATATAGATCTTGAGATGCCTTTTGATGACATGCTTGGAGAAGATGATAAAAGTGCTATGAAAGCAATGGATTATTGCTTGAAAGTACTCAGATTCGCTAAAAAAGCCAGACCTAATATCAAATTTGGATTATATGCAATTCCTTTTACTAGTGTATGGAGCCCAAATGATGAGTTCTATGCTAAACAAAACAAATTTGCACCTCTGTTGAAAGAATGTGATATTTTTTTTCCTTCACTATATACCTTTTATAGTAATCCTGCAGCAGTTCTTGCTAATGGTAATTATTTAGAAAATAATCTGAATGGACTTATAAAATTAGGAGTTGCCTATAAAAAGCCTGTTTACGTTTTTATGTGGCATAGATACCATAATAGTAATGAGAAAGATGGTATGAAGGAAATTTCAGATAAGATATGGAAGGAACAGATGGAAACTGTTGCAAGTCAAAATGTAAATGGTAAATTTGTAGATGGAATTTTGTGGTGGGGAGCCGATGCCTATTTTTATGAAAGACCTGAAGCGGAAAATATGAGAAAAGAATTTAAAGGAACCCTCAATAACTTTATTTCTCATAATGATGAATCGATAATAAGGAAAGCCAAGATAATAAAAGACGTTTTACAAAGTAAAAAATGA
- a CDS encoding acyltransferase — translation MSDFFAHETAVIDEGCQIGNGTKIWHFSHLMTGCILGEKCNIGQNVVISPKVILGKNVKVQNNVSIYEGVTCDDDVFLGPSMVFTNVINPRSAVNRKNEYLKTHVGKGASIGANATIVCGHNIGQYAFIGAGAVVTKEVPDYALVVGNPARQMGWMSEFGHRLQFDTENIAVCEESGEKYKLENNKVSKI, via the coding sequence ATGTCTGATTTTTTTGCACATGAAACAGCCGTTATTGACGAAGGATGTCAAATAGGAAACGGAACCAAAATCTGGCACTTTTCACACCTTATGACAGGTTGCATTTTGGGAGAAAAATGTAATATTGGACAGAATGTTGTTATTTCACCTAAAGTAATTTTGGGAAAAAATGTGAAAGTTCAGAATAATGTTTCTATCTATGAAGGAGTAACATGTGATGATGATGTCTTTTTAGGACCTTCAATGGTTTTTACCAATGTAATAAATCCAAGAAGTGCAGTAAACAGAAAGAATGAATATCTGAAAACACATGTTGGAAAAGGGGCTTCCATAGGGGCTAATGCAACTATTGTTTGTGGACATAATATCGGTCAGTATGCTTTTATTGGCGCAGGAGCTGTGGTTACCAAAGAAGTTCCGGATTATGCATTGGTAGTGGGAAACCCTGCCAGACAGATGGGATGGATGAGCGAATTCGGGCACAGACTTCAGTTTGACACAGAAAATATTGCCGTTTGTGAAGAAAGCGGAGAAAAATATAAATTAGAAAATAATAAAGTTTCAAAAATTTAA
- the lhgO gene encoding L-2-hydroxyglutarate oxidase, which yields MSYDIIIIGAGLVGLATAYQTKLKNPGFKILILEKEKDVALHQSGHNSGVIHSGIYYKPGSLKARNCIEGYNSVINFAEKYGIRYDLCGKIIVATSQEELPLLDNIYKRGVENGLQNLKYLSREEFREIEPHCEGVKAIKVPQTGIIDYPGIAQKIKELFEELGGEVRFNNEVKKIIDKGTEIIVTTNISEFKTKKLISCAGLYSDKITKMTNEKNDVVIIPFRGEYYKIKDEKKYLVKHLIYPVPDPSFPFLGVHFTRMIDDNIEAGPNAVLAFKKEGYHFFDFNFNETMQTMLWPGFRKIVAKYGKTGMGEMHRSLSKSAFTKALQKLLPEIQENDLVPGGSGVRAQACDRNGGLIDDFDIVKNGNIIHVRNAPSPAATSCLSIGNTISELIMN from the coding sequence ATGAGCTATGATATCATCATCATCGGTGCAGGGTTGGTAGGATTGGCTACAGCCTATCAGACTAAGCTTAAAAATCCTGGTTTTAAGATTCTTATTTTAGAAAAAGAAAAGGATGTGGCATTGCACCAATCTGGACATAACAGTGGCGTGATCCATAGCGGTATCTATTATAAACCGGGAAGCCTTAAAGCTAGAAATTGTATTGAAGGATATAATTCGGTGATTAATTTTGCTGAAAAGTATGGAATAAGATATGATCTTTGCGGGAAAATAATTGTAGCCACCTCACAGGAAGAATTACCACTTTTAGATAATATTTATAAGAGAGGAGTTGAAAACGGGCTACAAAATTTAAAGTACCTTTCAAGAGAAGAGTTCCGTGAAATTGAGCCCCATTGTGAAGGCGTAAAAGCAATCAAAGTTCCACAAACCGGAATTATCGACTATCCGGGAATAGCTCAAAAAATAAAAGAACTTTTTGAAGAATTGGGAGGAGAAGTAAGATTTAACAATGAAGTAAAAAAAATCATTGATAAAGGGACTGAAATTATTGTCACTACCAATATTTCCGAATTTAAAACCAAAAAACTGATTTCCTGCGCAGGATTGTATTCGGATAAGATAACCAAAATGACCAACGAAAAAAATGATGTGGTCATTATTCCTTTCAGAGGAGAATACTATAAAATCAAAGATGAAAAAAAATACCTGGTAAAACATCTTATTTACCCGGTACCTGATCCTAGCTTTCCTTTTCTTGGTGTCCACTTTACCAGAATGATTGATGATAATATTGAAGCCGGTCCCAATGCCGTTTTGGCTTTCAAAAAAGAAGGATACCATTTTTTTGATTTCAATTTCAACGAAACCATGCAGACCATGCTATGGCCCGGATTTAGGAAAATTGTAGCAAAATACGGAAAAACGGGAATGGGAGAAATGCACCGTTCACTCTCTAAATCTGCATTTACAAAAGCTCTGCAAAAACTTTTACCTGAAATACAGGAAAATGACCTTGTACCAGGAGGTTCGGGAGTAAGAGCCCAGGCTTGCGACAGAAATGGAGGATTAATTGATGATTTTGACATTGTGAAAAACGGAAATATCATTCATGTTAGAAATGCTCCTTCTCCAGCAGCCACATCTTGCCTTTCTATAGGAAATACAATAAGTGAGCTTATCATGAATTAA
- a CDS encoding lipopolysaccharide biosynthesis protein — MNFKNILNSVKSNSFLQNVAILSSGTVISQLIVIATSPLLSRMYSVESFGILSIFTSFTVFLAVLSTGRYELAVGLPKEDGRASAIFKLIIYIAVSVSSLYFVLILLLKNVFHIHDKTQFLSNNEVYIAPLYIFFGAVYSALGYWNQRNKKYKKITFSNAIQVITSCLFSIIFGILGYKNGMIVGMILGVFSSILYLLLTDKELRAFLKSHHNELKSVAKEYSSFPRYMIISDMSLAACQQFIPILFSVLYNTTIVGFFSMANRMIRLPNIVITTSVGNVFRNEAIDEIREKGNCKDLYRSTIKKLVLMSFPIYLVVFIISPKLFTFVFGDKWEVAGYFARILSVMLLIEFVVTPLNTLFYVVGKQKILMRLQVANALLVFISIYSGYYFFSDYYISLILFSGVSILSNIIFLIFTNKLSKGVH, encoded by the coding sequence TTGAATTTTAAAAATATTTTAAATAGTGTAAAATCGAATTCTTTTTTACAAAATGTAGCAATACTATCCAGTGGAACTGTTATCAGTCAGCTGATAGTAATTGCAACCTCTCCTCTTCTTTCCCGAATGTATTCTGTTGAATCATTCGGTATTCTTTCTATTTTTACAAGTTTTACCGTTTTTCTGGCAGTTCTTTCAACTGGGCGTTATGAATTGGCTGTTGGACTTCCAAAAGAGGATGGCAGAGCTTCAGCAATATTTAAACTTATTATTTATATTGCTGTTTCAGTCTCATCATTATACTTTGTTCTGATACTTTTATTGAAAAATGTTTTTCATATTCATGATAAAACACAATTTCTCTCAAATAATGAGGTATATATAGCTCCGCTGTATATTTTTTTTGGTGCTGTTTATTCTGCATTAGGGTACTGGAATCAAAGAAATAAAAAATATAAAAAAATTACTTTTTCAAATGCGATACAAGTAATTACATCTTGCTTATTCAGTATAATCTTCGGAATACTGGGGTACAAAAATGGAATGATTGTAGGGATGATATTAGGAGTCTTTAGTTCTATACTTTATTTACTTTTAACAGATAAAGAGTTAAGAGCTTTCTTAAAATCACATCATAATGAGTTAAAGAGTGTGGCAAAAGAATACTCTTCTTTTCCTAGATATATGATTATTTCTGATATGTCTCTTGCTGCTTGCCAACAATTTATTCCAATATTATTTTCTGTTTTATATAATACAACAATTGTGGGCTTTTTTTCAATGGCGAATAGGATGATCAGACTTCCAAACATAGTTATTACAACATCTGTAGGAAATGTTTTCAGAAACGAAGCTATTGATGAAATCAGAGAAAAAGGAAATTGTAAAGACCTCTATAGATCTACCATAAAAAAGCTTGTTCTAATGTCATTTCCGATATACCTAGTCGTATTCATTATCTCACCTAAGTTATTCACTTTTGTTTTTGGTGACAAATGGGAAGTTGCAGGGTATTTTGCCAGAATCTTATCTGTAATGCTTTTAATAGAATTTGTTGTTACCCCCCTTAATACGTTATTTTATGTAGTGGGTAAACAAAAAATATTAATGAGACTACAAGTTGCAAATGCTTTGTTGGTTTTTATTTCAATTTATTCGGGATATTATTTCTTTTCAGATTATTATATTTCGTTGATATTATTTTCTGGTGTTTCTATTTTATCAAATATTATTTTCTTAATTTTTACAAATAAATTATCAAAAGGTGTACACTGA
- a CDS encoding O-antigen ligase family protein, producing MYTERINKLQVTFLVLMLYGYELISFFPGLLNMESSRPVSVAYRVFVFFLGTWVILKNKPKLTNQHFLIYFFWGLYLIRLFYDTALTSKTIESPLGDYWAFSASILICTFACATYFSKDTIISVRKWVLIILYVVNIWGLYNNITHPQIVPDDVLVRADANAALNTVSFGKSAAVMFFISFTIFLDKNKLWHKIILAVGMGLSFFNLFMAGSRGPLLQLIIAVIVYLFYARHLIHKKYVFLLIAIVITLICFFPEYLNISDLIFERFKETGFSSNDSDRYRAELFQSAWNQFLDHPFLGDSVETIFGGTYPHNLVLESLMALGFLGGVMSIIIIIVALINALKFIRIPYYNWIGAILLMDIVASFSSGSIANYLLFWPLLSLTLSKNIQNGK from the coding sequence GTGTACACTGAAAGAATAAATAAATTACAAGTTACTTTCTTAGTATTGATGCTTTATGGATATGAGCTCATATCTTTCTTTCCTGGTTTATTAAATATGGAGTCATCAAGACCTGTATCTGTAGCTTATAGGGTATTTGTATTTTTTCTTGGAACTTGGGTAATTTTAAAAAATAAACCTAAATTAACAAATCAACACTTTTTAATATACTTTTTTTGGGGGCTGTATTTGATAAGGCTTTTTTATGATACAGCATTGACTTCAAAAACAATAGAATCTCCATTGGGAGATTATTGGGCCTTTTCTGCTTCTATCCTGATATGTACTTTTGCCTGTGCCACATATTTTTCAAAAGATACAATTATATCAGTGAGAAAATGGGTACTTATTATTTTATACGTTGTTAACATTTGGGGGCTATATAATAATATCACACATCCTCAGATCGTTCCTGATGATGTATTGGTTAGAGCTGATGCAAATGCGGCTCTTAATACAGTTTCATTCGGAAAATCTGCTGCAGTTATGTTCTTTATTAGTTTTACTATTTTTTTAGACAAAAATAAGCTTTGGCATAAGATTATACTCGCTGTTGGGATGGGTTTGAGTTTTTTCAATTTATTTATGGCAGGATCAAGAGGTCCTTTATTACAACTCATAATTGCTGTCATTGTATATCTTTTTTATGCGAGACACCTGATTCATAAAAAATATGTTTTTCTGCTCATTGCAATTGTAATTACATTGATTTGCTTTTTCCCAGAATATTTAAATATTTCAGATTTAATTTTTGAACGGTTTAAAGAAACAGGTTTTTCTTCCAATGATAGTGACCGATATAGAGCAGAGTTATTTCAATCTGCATGGAATCAGTTTCTTGATCATCCTTTCTTAGGTGATTCTGTTGAGACTATCTTTGGGGGAACATACCCCCATAACTTAGTGCTTGAGTCATTAATGGCACTAGGTTTTCTAGGAGGAGTAATGTCTATAATTATTATAATTGTGGCACTTATCAATGCGTTAAAATTTATAAGAATTCCTTATTATAATTGGATTGGAGCAATACTGCTAATGGATATTGTTGCATCTTTTTCTTCAGGGTCTATAGCAAATTATTTATTGTTTTGGCCTTTATTATCATTAACTCTCAGTAAGAACATACAAAATGGAAAGTAA
- a CDS encoding DegT/DnrJ/EryC1/StrS family aminotransferase: MKIQMVDLKGQYLKIKEDIDVGIQECIDSTAFINGPAVKEFQHDFEKYLGVKHVIPCANGTDALQIAMMALNLQPGDEIICPAFTYVATAEVIGLLGLKPVMVDVNADTFDIQLEGLEKYLTPNTKAIVPVHLYGQSADMEQILKFAEKHNLFVIEDNAQAIGSDYTFSDGTVRKTGTIGHIGCTSFFPSKNLGCYGDGGALMTNDDELASKIRMIANHGQEKKYYHKVLGCNSRLDTIQAAILKVKLKHLDEYSAARNRMADYYDKNLKGIAEIQIPGRAGNSTHVFHQYTLRVKNGKRDGLQKYLAEKNIPSMIYYPLPLYKQEAFLQYVEDGFSLPVTEQLCKEVISLPVHTEFDQEVLDIIIEEIKNYFN, from the coding sequence ATGAAAATTCAAATGGTTGATCTTAAAGGTCAATACCTGAAAATAAAAGAAGACATAGATGTAGGTATTCAGGAATGCATAGACAGTACAGCATTTATTAACGGTCCTGCTGTAAAAGAATTTCAACACGATTTCGAAAAATACCTTGGAGTAAAGCATGTTATTCCATGTGCCAATGGAACAGATGCTCTTCAAATTGCCATGATGGCTCTCAACCTACAGCCTGGTGACGAGATAATCTGCCCTGCTTTCACTTATGTAGCGACTGCAGAAGTCATTGGTCTTTTAGGATTAAAACCTGTAATGGTAGACGTAAACGCAGATACTTTTGATATACAGCTGGAAGGTCTTGAAAAATATCTTACACCCAATACCAAAGCAATTGTTCCTGTTCATTTATATGGACAAAGTGCAGATATGGAACAAATTCTTAAATTTGCAGAAAAACACAACCTTTTTGTTATAGAAGATAATGCTCAGGCAATCGGCTCAGATTATACGTTTTCAGATGGAACTGTTAGGAAAACAGGGACTATCGGACATATTGGCTGTACTTCATTTTTTCCGTCAAAAAATCTGGGTTGCTATGGTGATGGAGGAGCTTTGATGACAAATGATGATGAATTAGCCTCCAAAATCAGAATGATTGCCAACCATGGCCAGGAAAAGAAATACTATCACAAAGTTTTAGGTTGTAACTCAAGATTGGATACCATTCAGGCTGCTATATTAAAAGTGAAGCTTAAGCATTTGGATGAGTATTCAGCTGCCCGAAACAGAATGGCAGATTATTATGATAAAAACCTTAAAGGGATTGCTGAAATTCAGATTCCTGGGAGAGCTGGAAATTCTACACATGTATTTCATCAGTATACCCTAAGAGTAAAAAATGGAAAAAGAGACGGATTACAAAAATATTTGGCAGAAAAGAATATACCAAGTATGATATACTATCCTTTGCCTCTTTATAAGCAGGAAGCTTTTCTTCAATATGTAGAAGATGGCTTTAGCCTTCCGGTTACAGAGCAACTTTGTAAAGAAGTTATCTCTCTTCCTGTTCATACAGAATTTGATCAGGAAGTGCTGGATATTATAATTGAAGAAATTAAGAATTATTTTAACTAA